A stretch of the Sphingobacterium thalpophilum genome encodes the following:
- a CDS encoding phosphatase PAP2 family protein, whose product MKKIVFFVICWMSSLNMVFWAQAQTASTLDIRILESIAETRTPPQTQTFKVLSDINNYVQVAVPVGLLVAGAVNNDKVMRQNALYVASSTAVTALVNVGIKHLIKRSRPFRKYPNFISVRTASGYSFPSGHTSSAFATASALSRAYPKWYVVGPSLLWAGSVGYSRMYLGVHYPTDVLAGAVLGSGSAFALDGLRKK is encoded by the coding sequence ATGAAAAAAATAGTGTTTTTTGTAATCTGCTGGATGAGCAGTCTGAATATGGTCTTCTGGGCGCAAGCACAGACGGCATCCACACTGGACATCCGGATTCTGGAATCCATTGCCGAAACGCGGACGCCACCGCAAACCCAGACATTCAAGGTGCTGTCGGATATCAATAACTATGTACAGGTGGCGGTGCCCGTGGGCCTGCTGGTCGCTGGTGCAGTCAATAATGACAAAGTGATGCGACAGAATGCGCTTTATGTGGCAAGCAGTACAGCTGTAACGGCTCTGGTTAATGTCGGGATAAAACATTTGATCAAACGGAGCCGGCCGTTCAGAAAGTACCCAAATTTTATCTCCGTCCGTACGGCCAGCGGCTATTCGTTTCCGTCCGGTCATACCTCGTCCGCGTTTGCCACGGCCTCAGCCTTATCCCGTGCCTATCCAAAATGGTATGTCGTTGGGCCATCACTCCTCTGGGCGGGCAGTGTGGGTTATTCCAGAATGTATCTTGGTGTGCACTATCCGACAGATGTACTGGCTGGTGCTGTTTTAGGCAGCGGATCGGCATTTGCGCTCGACGGGTTAAGGAAAAAATAA